The following coding sequences are from one Lipingzhangella halophila window:
- a CDS encoding helicase HerA domain-containing protein encodes MSAYDHIDHALTTTIGLSAATALTVLITAGLFLVTTTIGLRVMRYAILAHRARVIEIQPPPTATMDQAHAFWAHAMGLLKPRWRRALLQPHLAFEVLASANGVRLQMWVPGIIPPGVVERAIAAHWPGATTHTTPATRYRDANERTHAIGGWLAMARPDDYPLRTTFADDPMRALLGAVRDLGPDQSVCVRVCARPATGWRLQHARISAARLRGRTMGIARMVWDPLGPSTARAPAWPDVTDNIRAILTKANSPRLACHASYLLATTSTTQEAHERLRGRAHSVASYAAAFGSGTQQLTRSRMWWPQLWRTHRYLARGYLLSVSELAALAHIPTDEVIPGLERAGARRIAPTPSIPTGDTNARVIGDADTGNTRPVALTVPDARQHTHIVGKTGSGKSTLLANLALQDAHAGRPALVIDPRGDLVTDILARLPKHAGERVVLWDPDDNAAPPRLNLLHGADPEFTSDTVVGVFRRLFASSWGPRSDDILRSASLTLTRANDPTLTLGDIPRLLADDAYRARLVGRIQDEFLAGFWHWYEDLSRNARTSSTGPVLNKLRTVLLRPWVRNVVASGPNSVSLPEVWDNGGLVLMRLPKGVLGEDTASLIGAFALALTWQTVTSRVGIPEHQRNDVNAYIDEAHNFLLLPRSMSDMLAEARGYHLGLTLAHQELSQLPPELRKALAANARSKIFFTSSPEDATSLQDHTLPELGAHDLSHLGAYQGAARLLVNGRERPAFTMRTRALPPRIPGRATAIRQAARQHSPPTRARAPRTADARTRLNT; translated from the coding sequence GTGAGCGCGTACGACCACATCGACCACGCCCTGACCACCACGATCGGCCTCTCCGCCGCAACCGCGCTGACGGTGCTCATCACCGCAGGGCTGTTCCTGGTCACCACCACCATAGGTCTTCGCGTGATGCGCTACGCGATACTTGCCCACCGCGCCCGCGTGATCGAAATCCAGCCACCCCCCACCGCCACCATGGACCAGGCGCACGCGTTCTGGGCGCACGCCATGGGCCTGCTCAAGCCCCGCTGGCGCCGAGCGCTGCTCCAACCCCACCTGGCCTTCGAGGTTCTGGCGAGCGCCAACGGCGTGCGCCTGCAGATGTGGGTGCCCGGGATCATCCCTCCCGGCGTCGTCGAGCGCGCAATCGCCGCGCACTGGCCCGGAGCCACCACCCACACGACCCCCGCCACCCGCTACCGCGACGCCAACGAACGCACCCACGCGATCGGCGGATGGCTCGCCATGGCCCGCCCCGACGACTACCCGCTGCGAACCACGTTCGCCGACGACCCCATGCGCGCACTCTTGGGGGCCGTGCGTGACCTCGGACCCGACCAATCCGTGTGCGTGCGCGTGTGCGCCCGACCGGCCACCGGGTGGCGCCTCCAGCACGCCCGCATCAGCGCCGCACGCCTACGCGGACGCACGATGGGCATCGCCCGCATGGTGTGGGATCCCCTCGGCCCCTCCACCGCACGCGCACCCGCCTGGCCCGACGTCACCGACAACATCCGCGCCATCCTCACCAAGGCCAACTCGCCCCGCCTGGCCTGCCACGCCAGCTACCTGCTCGCCACGACCAGCACCACCCAAGAAGCCCACGAACGCCTTCGCGGGCGCGCCCACAGCGTGGCCAGCTACGCCGCCGCATTCGGATCAGGCACCCAGCAACTCACCCGCTCGCGCATGTGGTGGCCCCAGCTATGGCGCACCCACCGCTACCTCGCCCGTGGCTACCTGCTCTCGGTGTCCGAACTCGCCGCATTGGCCCACATCCCCACCGACGAGGTCATCCCCGGCCTCGAGCGCGCGGGCGCCCGGCGCATCGCCCCCACACCCAGCATCCCCACCGGCGACACCAACGCCCGCGTGATCGGAGACGCCGACACCGGAAACACCCGCCCCGTCGCGCTCACGGTGCCCGACGCCCGCCAACACACCCACATCGTGGGCAAAACAGGATCCGGAAAATCCACCCTGCTGGCCAACCTCGCGCTCCAAGACGCCCACGCAGGCCGCCCCGCCCTCGTGATCGACCCACGCGGAGACCTCGTCACCGACATCCTCGCGCGCCTGCCCAAGCACGCAGGAGAACGCGTCGTCCTGTGGGACCCCGACGACAACGCAGCCCCACCACGACTCAACCTGCTCCACGGAGCCGATCCCGAATTCACCAGCGACACCGTGGTGGGCGTCTTCCGCCGACTGTTCGCCTCGAGCTGGGGGCCACGCAGCGATGACATCCTGCGCTCAGCGAGCCTGACGCTGACCCGCGCCAACGACCCCACCCTCACCTTGGGCGACATCCCCCGACTCCTGGCCGATGACGCCTACCGTGCACGCCTCGTCGGCCGAATCCAAGACGAGTTCCTCGCCGGATTCTGGCACTGGTACGAAGACCTCTCCCGCAACGCACGCACGTCCTCAACCGGCCCCGTCCTCAACAAACTGCGCACCGTCCTATTGCGGCCCTGGGTACGCAACGTGGTGGCCTCCGGCCCCAACTCGGTCTCGTTGCCTGAGGTGTGGGACAACGGCGGCCTAGTGCTCATGCGCCTGCCCAAAGGAGTCCTCGGCGAGGACACCGCCAGCCTCATCGGCGCATTCGCCCTCGCACTGACCTGGCAAACCGTCACCTCACGCGTCGGGATCCCCGAACACCAACGCAACGACGTCAACGCCTACATCGACGAGGCCCACAACTTTCTTCTGCTGCCGCGATCAATGTCAGACATGCTCGCCGAGGCCCGCGGATACCACCTCGGCCTCACACTGGCCCACCAAGAACTCAGCCAACTCCCGCCCGAGCTCCGCAAAGCCTTGGCCGCCAACGCGCGCTCAAAGATCTTCTTCACGAGCAGCCCCGAAGACGCCACCTCCCTGCAGGACCACACCCTGCCCGAACTCGGCGCCCATGACCTGAGCCACCTGGGCGCCTATCAGGGGGCAGCCCGCCTGCTGGTGAACGGACGAGAACGGCCGGCCTTCACCATGCGCACCCGGGCGTTGCCGCCCCGGATCCCCGGCCGTGCGACCGCGATACGCCAGGCCGCCCGCCAACACAGCCCACCCACCCGAGCGCGTGCACCCCGCACCGCCGACGCCCGCACGCGCCTCAACACCTAA
- a CDS encoding VirB4 family type IV secretion system protein — protein MIARLRTLLARSFASEQGSTALAGPAIEIGPRQLTVDDTYSQTLIVTGYPRDVTPGWAMALLAYPGRIDVALHIEPVDSALASTQLRKRRARLESSWRLDAYQGRVEDPHRAAAVEDAADLAQRVATAQARLFKLAVYVTVHASTEADLAAEVEHVRTLASSMMIDTVPATFRALEGWIATLPLGTDPVRVRRTMDTDAIATMMPIASPDLVADLGASAVVYGENTHSAGLVMWDRFNGDLDNHNAVILARSGAGKSYLAKLEILRLLLVGVEIAIIDPDDEYARLAQAVGGTCIPLGTPHGRINPFDLAHGDDALTTRALFLHTLVATMVGELSAEETAALDRAIIATYAAAGITTDDRTWHRDAPHMANLLETLTAAEDPAATSLVTRLQPYVHGSHARLFDGPTSAGMGSHLTVISLRDVPDELKTVGILLALDALWRTVTNPHDRRPRMIAVDEAWAVLQSDVGARYLYRLAKSLRKHWAGLTVITQDVGDVLSTDLGRAVVSNAATQILLKQGPQNLDAAAEAFGLSEGERQVVATAQRGEALLVSGHQRVGFRALASPEEHRLITTNPAELAEDSEVGE, from the coding sequence ATGATCGCTCGGCTTCGCACCCTGCTTGCACGGTCCTTCGCCTCCGAGCAGGGCTCCACCGCCCTGGCGGGCCCCGCCATCGAAATCGGGCCGCGTCAACTCACAGTGGATGACACCTACAGTCAGACGCTGATCGTGACCGGCTACCCTCGCGACGTCACGCCCGGCTGGGCTATGGCGCTGCTGGCCTATCCGGGACGCATCGACGTGGCGCTGCACATCGAGCCCGTGGACTCCGCACTGGCCTCCACCCAGCTACGCAAGCGCCGCGCGCGCCTGGAGTCATCCTGGCGACTGGACGCCTACCAAGGCCGCGTAGAGGATCCGCACCGTGCCGCGGCGGTCGAAGACGCCGCAGACCTCGCCCAGCGTGTGGCGACCGCCCAAGCCCGGCTGTTCAAACTCGCCGTGTACGTGACCGTGCACGCCAGTACCGAGGCCGACCTGGCCGCGGAGGTCGAGCACGTGCGCACGCTGGCATCGTCAATGATGATCGACACCGTGCCAGCGACGTTTCGCGCGCTGGAGGGCTGGATCGCCACGTTGCCGCTGGGCACCGACCCCGTACGGGTGCGCCGCACGATGGACACCGACGCCATCGCCACGATGATGCCGATCGCCTCTCCCGACCTCGTGGCGGACCTGGGCGCCAGCGCAGTGGTGTACGGCGAGAACACACATTCAGCGGGCCTGGTGATGTGGGACCGCTTCAACGGCGACCTCGACAACCACAACGCGGTCATCCTGGCCCGCTCCGGCGCCGGCAAATCCTACCTGGCCAAACTCGAGATCCTGCGGCTCCTCCTCGTCGGCGTCGAGATCGCCATCATCGACCCCGACGACGAGTACGCCCGGCTCGCCCAGGCCGTGGGAGGCACCTGCATCCCGCTGGGCACACCCCACGGGCGGATCAACCCCTTCGATCTCGCGCACGGAGATGACGCGCTGACCACCCGGGCGCTGTTCCTGCACACCCTGGTCGCCACCATGGTGGGTGAACTCTCCGCTGAGGAAACCGCTGCCCTGGACCGGGCAATCATCGCCACATACGCCGCCGCGGGCATCACCACCGACGACCGCACATGGCACCGCGACGCCCCACACATGGCCAACCTCCTCGAGACGCTCACCGCGGCCGAGGACCCAGCCGCGACGTCACTGGTCACACGGCTACAGCCCTACGTCCACGGGTCCCACGCCAGACTCTTCGATGGCCCCACCAGCGCCGGCATGGGCAGCCACCTCACCGTCATCAGCCTGCGTGACGTGCCCGACGAGCTCAAGACCGTCGGCATCCTGCTCGCCCTCGATGCCCTGTGGCGCACCGTCACCAACCCCCACGACCGGCGCCCCCGCATGATCGCCGTCGACGAGGCATGGGCGGTGCTGCAATCCGACGTCGGGGCCCGATACCTCTACCGACTCGCCAAAAGCCTGCGCAAACACTGGGCCGGCCTGACCGTCATCACCCAGGACGTCGGCGACGTCCTCTCCACCGACCTGGGCAGGGCCGTCGTGTCCAACGCGGCCACCCAGATCCTGCTCAAACAAGGCCCGCAGAATCTCGACGCCGCAGCCGAGGCGTTCGGGCTCAGCGAGGGGGAGCGACAAGTCGTGGCCACAGCACAGCGCGGAGAAGCCCTCCTGGTGAGCGGGCACCAGCGGGTGGGGTTTCGCGCGCTGGCCTCCCCCGAGGAACACCGGCTGATCACAACCAACCCGGCCGAACTCGCCGAAGACAGCGAGGTGGGCGAGTGA
- a CDS encoding PrgI family protein — translation MSDQTQWHAHIPTDIDRPDPLIGPFTARQLVIVTPVILLVWAGFIALKDLVNIWVLAGAAVPIVGVAIALIVGQRDGISLDRLAWAGLAWSRKPKRRVAAPEGITELPSWAPPPPRQPRLEPLRLPASAITSKGVVVLEHRSAALIVCSTLNLALASVREQDTMVARFASVLHSLTEPVQILVRGVRFDLQPQVATLRENAPRLPHPALEDSAYAHADFLDELQRQRDLLQRAIVIVLTTAGTSGAAGASVLRRAEDVAAQLAGLGLQTTVCDGAMAESVLRTCLRPDAYDHESAPDHGDLA, via the coding sequence ATGAGCGACCAGACCCAATGGCACGCGCACATTCCCACCGATATTGACCGGCCTGACCCACTGATCGGCCCGTTCACTGCACGCCAGTTGGTCATCGTGACACCAGTCATCCTGCTGGTATGGGCGGGATTCATCGCGCTCAAAGACCTCGTCAACATCTGGGTACTGGCGGGGGCGGCCGTGCCGATTGTCGGTGTGGCAATCGCGCTCATCGTGGGACAGCGGGACGGCATCAGCCTTGACCGCCTGGCGTGGGCCGGGCTTGCCTGGAGCCGAAAACCCAAGCGTCGCGTCGCTGCGCCCGAGGGGATCACCGAGCTCCCCTCCTGGGCACCCCCACCGCCCAGGCAGCCGCGGCTGGAGCCACTGCGGCTGCCGGCCTCGGCCATCACCTCCAAGGGGGTGGTCGTGCTCGAGCACCGCAGTGCCGCACTGATTGTCTGCAGCACGCTCAATCTCGCGCTTGCCTCTGTGCGCGAGCAGGACACCATGGTCGCCCGTTTCGCCAGCGTTCTGCATTCACTGACCGAGCCAGTACAAATTCTCGTCCGCGGTGTGCGGTTCGATCTGCAACCGCAGGTCGCAACACTGCGCGAGAACGCGCCTCGCCTGCCCCATCCCGCCCTGGAGGACTCGGCCTACGCCCACGCCGACTTCCTCGACGAGCTGCAACGCCAGCGCGACCTGCTGCAGCGCGCCATCGTCATTGTCCTCACCACGGCGGGCACCTCGGGGGCCGCCGGCGCCAGTGTGCTGCGCCGCGCCGAGGACGTTGCCGCCCAACTGGCAGGGCTCGGGCTTCAAACCACTGTGTGCGACGGCGCCATGGCGGAGTCGGTGCTGCGCACCTGCCTACGCCCCGATGCCTACGACCACGAGTCCGCCCCCGACCATGGAGACCTCGCATGA
- a CDS encoding pilin — protein sequence MRGQPDPVLAVVAMVLVLVVGDSPALAQSVDESGVEELVDVVGRIRTVIVALAAALATLFATIAGIRWLLAGGDPSEIDRAKRALVGAAIGYGIAILATVLMGILEYIVGEPPDTEDTSEDEDASEEEGD from the coding sequence TTGCGGGGACAGCCCGACCCAGTTCTGGCCGTGGTAGCGATGGTGCTTGTGCTGGTCGTGGGGGATTCTCCGGCTCTGGCCCAGTCCGTGGACGAGTCCGGCGTTGAGGAGTTGGTCGACGTTGTGGGACGGATCCGCACAGTGATCGTGGCGCTGGCGGCGGCACTCGCCACGCTTTTCGCCACGATTGCTGGGATCCGATGGTTGCTGGCGGGGGGTGACCCGAGCGAGATCGATCGCGCTAAGCGCGCTCTGGTTGGGGCCGCGATCGGTTATGGGATCGCGATCCTCGCGACGGTGCTGATGGGCATCCTCGAGTACATCGTGGGCGAGCCTCCCGATACCGAGGACACCTCGGAGGATGAGGACGCTTCTGAGGAAGAAGGCGACTAG
- a CDS encoding S-adenosylmethionine decarboxylase family protein — MICLAVDLLDCTHPDPAPDQLGHAMHTTAHLLGVHVLHDAPVQFPTHGTTRMMVLAESHLVVSTWPEYHLAQIDLVTCRANTPPEQALTPLTHLFGATETRHHHIRRADPRLGPFACSSDNRLHVMPARTPVQQSSPEPNSH, encoded by the coding sequence ATGATCTGCCTCGCCGTCGATCTCCTCGACTGCACCCACCCCGACCCAGCCCCCGATCAACTCGGCCACGCCATGCACACCACCGCGCACCTGCTCGGCGTGCACGTGCTCCACGACGCCCCAGTCCAGTTCCCCACCCACGGAACGACCCGCATGATGGTCCTCGCCGAATCCCACCTGGTGGTCTCCACCTGGCCCGAATACCATCTCGCCCAGATCGACCTGGTCACCTGCCGCGCAAACACCCCACCCGAACAGGCGCTGACACCCCTGACCCACCTGTTCGGCGCCACCGAAACGCGCCACCACCACATCCGGCGGGCCGACCCGCGCCTCGGTCCGTTTGCCTGCTCCTCGGACAATCGCCTTCATGTAATGCCCGCCCGTACCCCGGTCCAGCAGTCCAGCCCTGAGCCCAACAGTCACTAA
- a CDS encoding class I SAM-dependent methyltransferase has protein sequence MSSPRTVLDAALYWDTYYADVFRFGQGTEHILALLGRTPPVHTWSDLGSGSESLLWSIALNARRLTSVDTDPDRLATLTAFARTGRPRGIHTVALALCGRDADAFPQHCRCLTSTLVADCLTPERLPLRVLSADLLTQFGLLGLCRNTGHFTDAFTRLHAHLPEHGWAAGANWVPADSTGRVHLTHGAYQHAARQANLHLLQLDRLPSTDPDFPHIWTYLARRIPR, from the coding sequence ATGAGTTCCCCGCGCACGGTGCTGGACGCCGCACTCTACTGGGACACCTACTACGCCGACGTCTTTCGCTTTGGTCAGGGCACCGAACACATCCTGGCCCTACTGGGCCGAACCCCGCCGGTACACACCTGGAGTGACCTGGGCAGTGGTTCCGAGAGTCTGCTGTGGTCCATCGCCCTGAACGCCCGCCGGCTGACATCTGTCGACACCGACCCTGACCGGCTCGCCACCCTGACGGCATTCGCGCGCACCGGACGCCCGCGCGGTATCCACACGGTCGCATTAGCCCTGTGCGGGCGCGACGCTGACGCCTTCCCCCAACACTGCCGGTGCCTGACCTCCACTCTGGTCGCCGACTGTCTCACTCCCGAGCGGCTCCCACTACGGGTGCTCAGCGCCGACCTGCTCACCCAGTTCGGACTTCTCGGACTCTGCCGCAACACAGGCCACTTCACCGACGCCTTCACCCGCCTGCATGCCCACCTGCCCGAGCACGGGTGGGCAGCCGGCGCCAACTGGGTCCCCGCCGACTCGACGGGGCGCGTCCACCTCACCCACGGCGCCTACCAGCACGCAGCCCGCCAGGCCAACCTCCACCTGCTCCAGCTTGACCGCCTCCCCAGCACCGACCCCGACTTCCCCCACATCTGGACCTACCTCGCCCGGAGGATCCCACGATGA
- a CDS encoding class I SAM-dependent methyltransferase, which produces MNAPAEVVVDSYRDRAAWARAECRPTTPYLLAQALDGIAHVVEFPCGTGHFLPAYARAGVRVQLIDASWPMLSVATQHARDAGVSELAVGCHFLHQLPALPQAELVVVPHGALNQLAAQTPLTDVLAHLREAVRPGTQLLLQHLASDEGPGGSFYTPALADGEPIRDHRFRAPHGQEVLRHRRQHHSPNRARVHIEFTYTTGGQEDRTAHVHLALPTAVDVEDAVIHAGWTTTHTHAGSGLREFLAIAGSR; this is translated from the coding sequence ATGAACGCCCCCGCTGAGGTAGTGGTGGACTCCTACCGCGACCGCGCCGCCTGGGCCCGCGCCGAGTGCCGACCCACCACCCCCTACTTGCTGGCCCAGGCCCTGGACGGCATCGCGCACGTGGTCGAGTTCCCCTGTGGGACGGGACACTTCCTGCCCGCCTACGCCCGCGCTGGGGTCCGCGTGCAGCTGATCGACGCCAGTTGGCCCATGCTCAGCGTCGCCACACAGCACGCCCGCGACGCCGGAGTGTCCGAGCTCGCGGTGGGGTGCCATTTCCTTCACCAGTTGCCGGCCCTCCCCCAGGCGGAGCTGGTGGTGGTCCCCCACGGGGCGCTGAACCAGCTCGCCGCCCAAACGCCACTGACCGATGTGCTCGCTCACCTGCGTGAGGCCGTCCGCCCAGGAACTCAGCTGCTCCTGCAACACCTGGCCTCCGATGAAGGTCCGGGGGGCAGCTTCTACACCCCGGCGCTGGCCGACGGCGAACCAATCCGCGACCACCGCTTCCGTGCTCCCCATGGCCAGGAGGTGCTGCGCCACCGGCGCCAACACCACAGCCCCAACCGAGCCCGGGTCCACATCGAGTTCACCTACACCACCGGGGGGCAAGAGGATCGCACCGCCCACGTGCACCTGGCCCTACCCACCGCGGTCGACGTCGAGGACGCGGTCATCCACGCCGGCTGGACCACCACCCACACCCACGCCGGCTCCGGTCTCCGCGAATTCCTCGCCATTGCGGGAAGCCGATGA
- a CDS encoding NAD(P)-dependent oxidoreductase, translating into MPHSRTIGFPRESDSDERRTLLTPQLAHAFSGAGFRVISEPGIGAGIGQDDTALPQVEFCAPEQVWSAPLVLRYKPGPATDLDRLAPEQTIGAIFHAEGDPDMLTALTRTRVRAFSYEFLHERGTFPLATAGGQIAGTQAVLAGAQALQRPEGRGVLLGGVPGAAPAHAVVIGNGNVGAAAAHTAARLGAHVTVLTRTSHTATTHERRAPAGVRVETNTPERLAELVTTADLVIGAILISTHTTPAMITRDHLATMRPGAVIVDATCGYGNGYLPTAGPVQKPGAPPRMVNGVLHVKLDALPKAVPVTASHAYTHAAAPYLLRLARHVLHGADDPAVQSAMVARAGALVHPVLREHAERYTAGAVA; encoded by the coding sequence ATGCCCCATTCCCGCACAATCGGGTTTCCCCGCGAAAGTGACTCCGATGAACGCCGCACCCTGCTGACTCCCCAGCTTGCCCACGCCTTTTCCGGTGCCGGATTCCGCGTTATCAGCGAGCCTGGTATCGGCGCTGGTATCGGTCAGGACGACACCGCATTGCCGCAGGTGGAGTTCTGCGCGCCCGAGCAGGTGTGGTCGGCACCTCTGGTTTTGCGGTACAAGCCAGGCCCCGCCACCGACCTTGACCGTCTCGCCCCTGAGCAGACAATCGGCGCGATCTTCCACGCCGAAGGCGACCCGGACATGCTCACCGCGCTGACCCGCACCCGGGTGCGAGCGTTCAGCTACGAGTTCCTACACGAACGTGGAACCTTCCCCTTGGCCACGGCGGGCGGGCAGATCGCCGGAACCCAAGCCGTCCTCGCTGGAGCCCAGGCGCTTCAACGTCCTGAGGGCCGCGGGGTTCTCCTCGGTGGTGTGCCCGGCGCCGCACCGGCCCACGCTGTGGTCATCGGCAACGGCAACGTTGGCGCGGCGGCCGCCCACACGGCCGCACGGTTGGGGGCCCACGTCACCGTCCTGACGCGCACCTCGCACACCGCCACGACCCACGAACGCCGCGCCCCCGCAGGGGTGCGCGTCGAGACCAACACCCCTGAGCGGCTCGCCGAGCTGGTGACCACCGCCGACCTGGTCATCGGCGCCATCCTCATCTCCACCCACACCACCCCGGCGATGATCACCCGAGACCACCTGGCCACCATGCGCCCGGGCGCGGTGATCGTGGATGCCACCTGCGGGTACGGGAACGGCTACCTGCCCACCGCCGGACCGGTCCAGAAGCCGGGCGCCCCGCCGCGGATGGTGAATGGGGTTCTGCACGTCAAACTCGACGCTCTTCCCAAAGCGGTACCGGTGACCGCCTCACACGCCTACACCCATGCCGCGGCCCCCTACCTGCTCCGGCTGGCCCGCCATGTGCTCCACGGCGCCGACGACCCAGCCGTGCAGAGCGCGATGGTCGCACGGGCAGGAGCGCTGGTGCACCCGGTGCTGCGCGAGCATGCTGAGCGGTACACGGCGGGAGCGGTCGCATGA